One Gossypium raimondii isolate GPD5lz chromosome 3, ASM2569854v1, whole genome shotgun sequence genomic window carries:
- the LOC105793791 gene encoding sugar transporter ERD6-like 6 isoform X1, with translation MSFRDDSEDGRDVRKPFLHTGSWYRMGSRTGSSMLGSSQVIRDSSISVVACVLIVALGPIQFGFTNGYSSPTQSAIIKELGLTVSEYSVFGSLSNVGAMIGAVASGQMAEYIGRKGSLMIAAIPNIIGWLAISFANDVSFLYMGRLLEGFGVGIISYTVPVYIAEIAPENLRGSLGSVNQLSVTIGTMVAYLLGLFVGWRILAILGILPCTILIPGLFFIPESPRWLAKMGMTEDFEASLQVLRGFDTDISIEVNEIKRSVASTTRRTTIRFAELKKRRYWFPLMVGIGLLMLQQLGGINGVIFYSATIFETAGIKSGNIATFGVGFIQVIATALTTWLVDKTGRRLLLIVSTSGITLSLLLVALSFFLKDVVSTESSLYSIMGILSVVGVVTLVITFSLGMGPIPWIIMSEILPVSIKGLAGSIATLSNWFSAWLVTMTANLLLDWNSGGTFTIYMLVSAFTILFVSLWVPETKGRTLEEIQRSFR, from the exons ATGAGTTTCAGGGATGATTCTGAAGATGGGAGGGACGTACGGAAGCCATTTCTGCATACCGGAAGCTGGTATCGAATGGGTTCCAGGACGGGATCCAGTATGCTGGGCTCATCTCAAGTTATTCGTGATAGTTCCATCTCTGTTGTAGCTTGCGTTTTGATTGTTGCTTTGGGTCCTATCCAATTCGGTTTCACT AATGGCTACTCTTCTCCTACACAATCTGCAATCATCAAGGAACTTGGGTTAACTGTATCAGAG TATTCTGTATTTGGTTCTTTATCAAATGTGGGTGCCATGATTGGAGCAGTAGCCAGTGGTCAGATGGCAGAGTATATAGGGCGAAAAGGG TCTTTGATGATTGCTGCTATTCCTAATATAATTGGATGGCTTGCTATATCTTTTGCAAAT GACGTATCTTTTCTTTACATGGGAAGGTTGCTGGAAGGTTTCGGTGTGGGAATAATCTCTTACACG GTGCCTGTGTATATAGCTGAGATAGCACCCGAAAACTTGAGAGGCAGCTTGGGTTCTGTGAATCAG TTGTCTGTTACAATTGGAACAATGGTTGCCTATTTGCTGGGACTTTTTGTGGGGTGGAGGATACTTGCAATTTTAG GAATACTTCCTTGTACAATTTTGATTCCAGGTCTATTTTTCATTCCAGAATCTCCTAGATGGCTG GCAAAAATGGGAATGACCGAAGATTTCGAAGCTTCTCTTCAAGTTCTCAGGGGTTTCGATACCGATATTTCTATCGAAGTCAATGAAATCAAG AGGTCTGTAGCATCAACAACTAGAAGAACAACGATCCGGTTCGCAGAACTCAAAAAAAGGAGATATTGGTTTCCGTTGATG GTTGGAATTGGGCTACTTATGTTGCAACAACTTGGTGGCATTAATGGTGTTATATTCTATTCCGCTACCATATTCGAAACTGCTG GAATTAAATCAGGCAATATAGCTACCTTTGGAGTTGGCTTCATTCAG GTCATTGCTACTGCTTTAACCACATGGTTGGTGGACAAAACAGGCCGCCGGCTTCTGCTTATT gTTTCCACTTCTGGAATTACTCTCAGCCTCCTACTTGTTGCACTCTCATTCTTTTTAAAG GATGTTGTGTCTACTGAGTCTAGCCTTTATAGCATAATGGGCATCTTGTCGGTAGTTGGAGTTGTG ACCTTGGTGATAACTTTCTCTCTGGGAATGGGGCCCATTCCTTGGATTATAATGTCAGAG ATTCTTCCAGTAAGTATAAAGGGTCTAGCGGGAAGCATAGCAACACTTTCCAATTGGTTCTCTGCCTGGCTGGTTACCATGACTGCCAACCTGCTTTTGGATTGGAACAGTGGAG GAACCTTTACCATTTACATGCTTGTAAGCGCTTTCACTATTCTATTTGTGAGTCTTTGGGTCCCTGAGACTAAGGGCAGAACACTCGAAGAAATCCAACGCTCTTTTAGATaa
- the LOC105793790 gene encoding 3-ketoacyl-CoA synthase 4, whose product MNQGGVATTNGGSGSGSVGVRIQQSRRLPDFLQSVNLKYVKLGYHYLISNLLTLCFIPAIAALSIQVSQMNLDDLRQLWLHLQYNLVSIIICSAILVFGLTVYIMTRPRPVYLVDYSCYRPPDHLKAPYGRFLEHSRLTGDFDESSLEFQRKILERSGLGEETYVPKAMHSIPPTPSMAAAREEAEEVMFGALDTLFRNTNVSPKDIGILVVNCSLFNPTPSLSAMIVNKYKLRGNIRSFNLGGMGCSAGVIAVDLAKDLLQVHRNTYAVVVSTENITQNWYFGNNKSMLIPNCLFRVGGSAVLLSNKSNDRRRAKYKLIHVVRTHRGADDKAFRCVYQEQDDAGKTGVSLSKDLMAIAGGALKTNITTLGPLVLPISEQLLFFTTLAVKKLFNASVKPYIPDFKLAFDHFCIHAGGRAVIDELEKNLQLLPIHVEASRMTLHRFGNTSSSSIWYELAYIEAKGRIRNRNRIWQIAFGSGFKCNSAVWQALRNVKPSSNGPWEDCIDKYPVKISS is encoded by the coding sequence ATGAACCAAGGGGGTGTAGCCACCACAAATGGTGGCTCCGGAAGCGGCTCAGTCGGTGTTCGGATCCAACAATCCCGAAGGCTACCGGATTTCCTCCAAAGCGTTAATCTCAAGTACGTCAAATTGGGTTACCACTATCTAATTTCCAATCTTTTAACCCTCTGTTTTATCCCTGCCATCGCCGCACTATCGATCCAAGTTTCTCAAATGAATCTTGATGATTTACGCCAATTGTGGCTTCACCTTCAATACAATCTAGTCAGCATCATCATTTGCTCTGCTATTCTAGTCTTCGGGTTAACAGTCTATATCATGACCCGACCCCGACCAGTTTACCTTGTCGATTATTCTTGTTACCGTCCTCCCGACCATCTTAAAGCCCCGTACGGTCGTTTCTTGGAGCACTCTAGGTTGACCGGGGATTTTGATGAGTCGTCACTCGAGTTCCAGCGCAAGATTTTGGAGCGCTCGGGGCTGGGAGAAGAGACTTATGTGCCTAAAGCAATGCATAGTATTCCTCCGACGCCGTCTATGGCGGCGGCAAGGGAAGAAGCTGAGGAGGTTATGTTTGGGGCATTGGATACTCTTTTTCGAAACACGAATGTTAGTCCCAAGGATATTGGTATTCTTGTTGTGAATTGTAGCTTGTTTAACCCAACCCCTTCATTGTCTGCTATGATTGTGAACAAGTACAAGCTAAGGGGAAATATTAGGAGTTTTAATCTGGGTGGAATGGGGTGTAGTGCTGGGGTGATCGCTGTTGATCTGGCTAAGGACTTGTTGCAGGTTCATAGGAATACGTATGCTGTTGTTGTGAGTACTGAGAATATTACTCAGAATTGGTATTTTGGGAATAACAAGTCTATGTTGATACCTAATTGTTTGTTTCGAGTTGGGGGTTCCGCGGTTTTGCTTTCGAACAAGTCCAACGATAGGAGGCGAGCTAAGTATAAGCTTATTCATGTGGTGAGGACTCATCGCGGAGCAGACGATAAGGCATTTAGGTGTGTGTATCAAGAACAGGATGATGCAGGGAAGACAGGCGTATCGCTGTCCAAAGATTTGATGGCAATTGCTGGTGGTGCGCTAAAGACGAATATCACAACCTTGGGTCCTCTTGTTTTACCTATCAGTGAGCAGCTTTTGTTCTTCACAACTTTGGCAGTGAAGAAATTGTTCAATGCAAGTGTCAAGCCTTATATTCCGGATTTCAAGTTGGCATTTGATCATTTCTGCATACATGCTGGTGGGAGGGCTGTGATTGATGAACTGGAGAAGAATCTGCAGCTGCTACCGATACATGTTGAGGCTTCTAGAATGACTCTCCATCGCTTCGGAAACACCTCTTCAAGCTCCATTTGGTATGAATTGGCATACATCGAGGCTAAGGGGAGGATTCGGAATCGCAACCGTATATGGCAAATTGCATTTGGAAGTGGTTTCAAATGTAACAGTGCAGTCTGGCAAGCTCTCCGGAATGTAAAGCCGTCTAGTAATGGTCCCTGGGAAGATTGCATTGATAAGTATCCTGTGAAAATAAGCTCCTAG
- the LOC105793791 gene encoding sugar transporter ERD6-like 6 isoform X2: MSFRDDSEDGRDVRKPFLHTGSWYRMGSRTGSSMLGSSQVIRDSSISVVACVLIVALGPIQFGFTNGYSSPTQSAIIKELGLTVSEYSVFGSLSNVGAMIGAVASGQMAEYIGRKGSLMIAAIPNIIGWLAISFANDVSFLYMGRLLEGFGVGIISYTVPVYIAEIAPENLRGSLGSVNQLSVTIGTMVAYLLGLFVGWRILAILGILPCTILIPGLFFIPESPRWLAKMGMTEDFEASLQVLRGFDTDISIEVNEIKRSVASTTRRTTIRFAELKKRRYWFPLMVGIGLLMLQQLGGINGVIFYSATIFETAGIKSGNIATFGVGFIQVIATALTTWLVDKTGRRLLLIVSTSGITLSLLLVALSFFLKTLVITFSLGMGPIPWIIMSEILPVSIKGLAGSIATLSNWFSAWLVTMTANLLLDWNSGGTFTIYMLVSAFTILFVSLWVPETKGRTLEEIQRSFR, from the exons ATGAGTTTCAGGGATGATTCTGAAGATGGGAGGGACGTACGGAAGCCATTTCTGCATACCGGAAGCTGGTATCGAATGGGTTCCAGGACGGGATCCAGTATGCTGGGCTCATCTCAAGTTATTCGTGATAGTTCCATCTCTGTTGTAGCTTGCGTTTTGATTGTTGCTTTGGGTCCTATCCAATTCGGTTTCACT AATGGCTACTCTTCTCCTACACAATCTGCAATCATCAAGGAACTTGGGTTAACTGTATCAGAG TATTCTGTATTTGGTTCTTTATCAAATGTGGGTGCCATGATTGGAGCAGTAGCCAGTGGTCAGATGGCAGAGTATATAGGGCGAAAAGGG TCTTTGATGATTGCTGCTATTCCTAATATAATTGGATGGCTTGCTATATCTTTTGCAAAT GACGTATCTTTTCTTTACATGGGAAGGTTGCTGGAAGGTTTCGGTGTGGGAATAATCTCTTACACG GTGCCTGTGTATATAGCTGAGATAGCACCCGAAAACTTGAGAGGCAGCTTGGGTTCTGTGAATCAG TTGTCTGTTACAATTGGAACAATGGTTGCCTATTTGCTGGGACTTTTTGTGGGGTGGAGGATACTTGCAATTTTAG GAATACTTCCTTGTACAATTTTGATTCCAGGTCTATTTTTCATTCCAGAATCTCCTAGATGGCTG GCAAAAATGGGAATGACCGAAGATTTCGAAGCTTCTCTTCAAGTTCTCAGGGGTTTCGATACCGATATTTCTATCGAAGTCAATGAAATCAAG AGGTCTGTAGCATCAACAACTAGAAGAACAACGATCCGGTTCGCAGAACTCAAAAAAAGGAGATATTGGTTTCCGTTGATG GTTGGAATTGGGCTACTTATGTTGCAACAACTTGGTGGCATTAATGGTGTTATATTCTATTCCGCTACCATATTCGAAACTGCTG GAATTAAATCAGGCAATATAGCTACCTTTGGAGTTGGCTTCATTCAG GTCATTGCTACTGCTTTAACCACATGGTTGGTGGACAAAACAGGCCGCCGGCTTCTGCTTATT gTTTCCACTTCTGGAATTACTCTCAGCCTCCTACTTGTTGCACTCTCATTCTTTTTAAAG ACCTTGGTGATAACTTTCTCTCTGGGAATGGGGCCCATTCCTTGGATTATAATGTCAGAG ATTCTTCCAGTAAGTATAAAGGGTCTAGCGGGAAGCATAGCAACACTTTCCAATTGGTTCTCTGCCTGGCTGGTTACCATGACTGCCAACCTGCTTTTGGATTGGAACAGTGGAG GAACCTTTACCATTTACATGCTTGTAAGCGCTTTCACTATTCTATTTGTGAGTCTTTGGGTCCCTGAGACTAAGGGCAGAACACTCGAAGAAATCCAACGCTCTTTTAGATaa